From a single Porites lutea chromosome 10, jaPorLute2.1, whole genome shotgun sequence genomic region:
- the LOC140950166 gene encoding ragulator complex protein LAMTOR4 homolog, with amino-acid sequence MTAPIPHGLDRIPDIQGYLVINSDGAVLASSGDLENNENIAEVITKMLQTAAKVPISGDRTQTFKRMSVHYEDFILMATVSNQKIYLVKRPAKQESE; translated from the exons ATG ACTGCTCCAATACCTCACGGGTTAGACAGGATACCAGATATACAGGGATACCTTGTGATCAACTCTGATGGAGCAGTGCTCGCT TCCTCTGGTGACCTTGAAAACAATGAGAATATAGCAGAAGTGATAACAAAGATGCTTCAAACAGCCGCCAAAGTTCCCATATCAGGCGACAGGACACAGACATTCAAGAGAATGTCAG TACATTATGAAGACTTCATCTTAATGGCAACAGTGTCCaatcaaaaaatatatttggttAAGAGACCTGCAAAACAAGAGTCAGAGTGA
- the LOC140951012 gene encoding trafficking protein particle complex subunit 14-like: MAGKELDSNFFIFLPQCFTNDPVSDIEKGSRNSCYAGEHLCFFLIAQFRGKNRSDAKFQAWQKRLLRLCSCVSVSSIDLMIRKDEAPTGGFITCWPISSFKMEGKETNLYKEKIEPKITSRGDIIYPLNVVLDSLPALTRRMRLSVNVWTPELDAFQAEPFQKGDFKRYLVNHDPEELIEESRNAWRCIVNATLPVVTPPTLRCKYFQVASKHFLCIEVINTLGKSVNVCQVDVHASSDIGAENARNMIHNQVHSAQHLKPKMFSCLDVFPVSKCENLSSKHPIFLRPWEHYAFLFRIIHHESQLGSHKHLEVALKGSITWDVETLRGWNHEINTTYSLPVFLVRRSSVSVRATCQSCVSKGKRFQVKYTVTNTERDDGNVSLVWSPVNNHGMTKAQHISSAEQSVVCLQPQVRIGCCPSGSSLTVKVEFLAVQEGLHEVGKFMKCQWHSEMDGRDLPDHLAATQNMPGFTTVSHSCQVFVTNG; the protein is encoded by the exons ATGGCGGGCAAAGAATTAGATAGCaacttttttatattcttgCCGCAGTGTTTTACAAATGATCCTGTTTCCGATATTGAGAAAGGTTCAAGGAATTCTTGTTATGCCGGAGAGCATCTGTGCTTTTTCCTGATAGCTCAGTTTCGCGGCAAGAACCGTTCAGATGCGAAGTTCCAAGCGTGGCAAAAACGCTTGCTACGTTTGTGTAGCTGTGTGAGTGTGAGTAGCATCGATTTGATGATCCGGAAAGATGAAGCACCTACTGGCGGATTTATTACTTGCTGGCCTATCAGCTCTTTTAAAATGGAGGGAAAGGAAACCAATCTTTATAAAGAAAAG ATTGAACCAAAAATCACATCTCGTGGGGATATCATCTACCCCTTGAATGTTGTACTAGACTCACTGCCTGCGCTCACCAGAAGAATGCGTCTTTCGGTGAATGTCTGGACACCCGAGCTTGATGCATTTCAAGCAGAGCCATTCCAGAAAGGTGACTTTAAAAGATATCTGGTAAATCATGACCCAGAAGAGCTTATAGAAGAGTCACGGAATGCATGGCGATGTATAG TGAATGCAACCCTCCCTGTTGTTACACCTCCGACACTTCGGTGCAAGTATTTTCAAGTGGCTAGCAAGCATTTTCTCTGCATTGAAG ttATTAACACTTTGGGGAAGTCAGTCAATGTTTGTCAAGTAGATGTTCATGCAAGTTCTGACATTGGTGCTGAAAATGCGAGAAACATGATCCACAACCAAGTTCACTCAGCACAACACTTAAAACCAAAAAT GTTCTCTTGTCTAGATGTTTTCCCAGTttcaaaatgtgaaaatttatcAAGCAAGCATCCAATTTTCCTCAGACCTTGGGAACACTATGCATTTCTGTTTAGAATTATTCACCATGAAAGCCAGTTGGGATCGCATAAG catTTGGAAGTAGCACTTAAGGGGTCCATAACCTGGGATGTAGAAACACTCAGAGGCTGGAATCACGAAATTAACACAACGTACAG CCTTCCTGTCTTTCTTGTAAGAAGGTCATCAGTCAGTGTGAGAGCAACCTGTCAGTCATGTGTGAGCAAAGGAAAGAG ATTTCAGGTGAAGTACACAGTAACCAACACAGAGCGAGATGATGGTAATGTTTCCCTTGTTTGGAGTCCCGTCAATAATCATGGCATGACAAAAGCTCAGCACATTTCGAGTGCAGAACAATCTGTGGTGTGTTTACAACCACAAGTGAGAATAGG GTGCTGTCCTTCTGGGTCTTCACTGACTGTCAAAGTAGAGTTTTTAGCTGTGCAAGAAGGACTTCATGAG GTTGGTAAATTTATGAAGTGCCAATGGCATAGTGAGATGGATGGTAGAGATCTTCCCGATCATTTGGCAGCAACACAGAATATGCCAGGCTTCACCACCGTGTCTCATTCATGTCAAGTTTTTGTGACAAATGGATAG
- the LOC140949470 gene encoding uncharacterized protein, whose product MQMIGKVVVLFILFQVPVITSGRLCHFETEISASFWIRKPCMFFFGNETKIIKYIGNELRFGEDAGSKGAFRGLKVNLNKFFESPLTLWNKSCDCTEVPCLNEQQLNNLFANSLELVRKEVPTRFRYLPRLCCALQQVLGELVFRLQPEDIAKLTRIAIKGINIHNWTTCVSNELRQTEWCKTFKDRCDNLIDRIKRGCDGKPREKRDIDLNMTTVCSSSSCFQDEGSVSSSSLVTLQRISLSSMVSLAAMTSSPNFLKKSVQALDTNSSPTSGSQQPSLSSVLFTSSSHGSWSRKSSTTPAESNAFLRELSPSPSLSTYVTPLMAKDQEGGVVTTTFGYKAKTPPFWKSSFSLTSSTVSVSEGSPLVSLSASQNTFFKISTDVTSVVDTDSYSFKATSRLPLMDSFKPTSLKYSRRQAAESSSYSLMASKSTESFTSFLSSSSSSSSVSLSSFGSLSLSPPSLFLLSPSLSPLLLLSSSLSSPTLITTLPSPLPTSVPAQLQISRMSLSSSTLTFYNSKAPKFLPSPSNSRKDTSSSTWLLIPVVKTYASSSSVLLLSLSSSTILSPSPSSSSSSSSSHSSSTPTTTIAEIYPGAETTLSPSLSSKLSSYFLHSLPSITSLRVKLRTTETTISSSSPPLTFTLVDSQLPPSRFSAPLLTARTFSSQKLTSNSVTISYLSTYVSLFPTTKPWSQTSLTSAPSLVFSSASLFNNSSLISKLSLVAESYSSLQDKASYVSLSRTGRIELKPSSAVPTFQFSSLKLSTLKPLFTETFVVKFKGNCSVIVDKNSFKLSFVATLASILRIPRDDVIVDDVICGSVSVVFTVKAARERNLTSELLGIIKNESLVVKYNDTVFIAFDVKIISNPTVPTKFSRPTQISSHDRKKLLFIIFIFFCAVFAALFVFFSVVFCSRFCGCCQKTGKFRMHKRVRLRAQDFELKRFAERRSRLSGANYYGEDAHKRVNSRKKELEVEIEEEDINDYYEDEFVAGPQADTNDTLLNSTNHRANSNQQEEQKFVFDDEDSCSSVLFY is encoded by the exons ATGCAGATGATCGGCAAGGTTGTAGTATTATTCATCCTGTTCCAAGTTCCTGTAATAACTTCTGGTCGATTGtgccattttgaaactgaaatttcAGCGTCGTTTTGGATTCGAAAACCTTGTATGTTCTTCTTTGGCAACGAAACTAAAATTATAAAGTACATTGGAAATGAACTGCGATTCGGAGAGGACGCTGGCTCGAAAGGGGCTTTTAGAGGATTAAAAGTGAATCTTAACAAGTTCTTTGAAAGCCCTTTGACGCTCTGGAACAAAAGTTGTGATTGTACTGAAGTACCATGTTTGAACGAACAACAATTGAACAATTTATTTGCTAACAGTTTGGAGCTGGTTCGCAAAGAAGTACCGACTAGATTTCGATATCTTCCTCGATTATGCTGTGCATTACAACAAGTTTTGGGAGAACTCGTTTTTAGATTGCAACCAGAAGACATCGCGAAATTGACGAGAATTGCCATAAAGGGAATTAACATTCACAATTGGACAACATGTGTCAGTAATGAACTCCGACAGACGGAGTGGTGCAAAACTTTTAAAGATAGATGTGATAACCTTATAGATCGTATTAAGAGAGGCTGTGATGGAAAACCAAGGGAAAAGAGAGATATTGATCTAAATATGACCACAGTATGCAGTTCGTCCTCGTGTTTTCAGG ATGAGGGATctgtttcatcttcatctttggTGACTCTACAAAGAATATCTCTGTCGAGTATGGTTTCGTTGGCAGCCATGACTAGTTCACCGAATTTCTTGAAAAAGAGTGTCCAAGCGCTTGATACGAATTCATCTCCAACTAGTGGTTCACAGCAACCTTCACTTTCTTCGGTTTTATTCACCTCTTCTTCCCACGGGTCGTGGTCAAGGAAATCTTCCACTACACCAGCTGAGTCGAACGCTTTTTTACGAGAACTGTCACCATCTCCTTCCCTGTCTACTTACGTAACGCCTCTGATGGCTAAAGATCAAGAAGGAGGTGTAGTAACTACCACCTTTGGTTACAAGGCAAAGACCCCGCCCTTTTGGAAATCCTCTTTTTCTCTAACCAGCTCAACTGTTAGCGTTTCAGAAGGTTCACCTCTTGTTTCTTTGTCAGCGTCACAGAAcacgtttttcaaaatttcaaccGACGTTACTAGCGTGGTAGACACTGATTCTTATTCTTTCAAAGCAACTTCTCGTCTTCCGTTGATGGACAGCTTTAAGCCTACTTCTTTAAAGTATAGCAGGAGGCAAGCGGCGGAATCCTCGTCATACTCATTAATGGCATCAAAATCCACTGAATCGTTTACGTCATTTTTATCGTCGTCATCGTCTTCTTCGTCAGTATCCTTGTCATCGTTCGGATCATTATCGCTATCACCGCCATCATTGTTCTTATTATCACCATCATTGTCACCTTTATTGTTATTGTCGtcgtcattatcatcaccaACATTGATTACAACACTTCCCTCGCCCCTACCAACATCGGTACCCGCACAACTACAAATATCACGTATGTCTTTGTCGTCATCAACATTGACGTTTTATAATTCTAAAGCACCAAAATTTTTACCTTCTCCATCAAATTCACGAAAAGACACGTCATCCTCAACTTGGTTATTAATACCTGTAGTTAAAACTTATGCATCGTCATCGtcagttttattattatcattgtcatcatcaacaATACTATCTCCGtctccatcatcatcatcatcatcatcatcatcacattcATCAtcaacaccaacaacaacaattgcGGAAATATACCCGGGAGCGGAAACAACATTATCTCCATCACTGTCATCAAAGTTATCATCTTATTTCCTTCATTCGTTGCCTTCGATAACTTCTTTACGAGTGAAATTAAGAACAACAGAAACAACCATATCGTCTTCTTCTCCACCTTTAACGTTTACTTTGGTTGATTCACAGTTGCCACCGTCCAGGTTTTCAGCGCCTTTACTAACGGCCAGAACATTTTCAAGTCAAAAATTGACGTCCAATTCTGTTACAATTAGTTATTTATCCACTTATGTTTCACTCTTTCCTACTACCAAGCCGTGGTCACAGACGTCTCTTACCTCAGCTCCTTCGCTTGTCTTTTCAAGTGCATCCCTGTTCAATAATTCTTCGTTGATCTCGAAACTATCTTTGGTAGCAGAATCATATTCCTCTTTGCAAGACAAGGCCAGTTATGTTTCTTTAAGTAGAACTGGTAGAATTGAGCTGAAACCTTCCAGTGCCGTTCCGACGTTCCAATTCTCTTCCTTAAAGCTAAGCACTTTAAAGCCTCTGTTTActgaaacatttgttgttaaatttaaaGGTAATTGCAGCGTGATTGTTGACAAGAATTCCTTCAAACTCAGCTTTGTAGCGACACTGGCCAGTATACTGCGGATACCAAGAGATGACGTCATAGTTGATGACGTCATCTGTGGTTCAGTGAGTGTTGTTTTCACTGTCAAAGCTGCGCGTGAAAGAAACTTAACAAGTGAACTTTTGGGAATAATCAAGAACGAGTCATTGGTAGTGAAATATAATGATACGGTGTTTATAGCTTTCGACGTGAAGATTATCTCAAATCCAACTGTTCCAACGAAGTTTTCAAGGCCTACACAGATTTCCAGCCACGATagaaaaaagttgttgtttatcatatttatatttttttgcgcTGTATTTGCGGCGTTATTTGTATTCTTCTCTGTGGTATTTTGTAGTAGGTTTTGCGGATGCTGTCAGAAAACTGGAAAATTCCGCATGCACAAGAGAGTGCGTTTACGGGCGCAAGATTTTGAACTTAAACGTTTCGCGGAACGCAGAAGCCGGCTCTCCGGAGCAAATTATTATGGCGAAGACGCTCATAAACGGGTAAACAGTAGGAAAAAAGAATTAGAAGTTGAAATTGAAGAAGAGGATATCAATGATTATTATGAAGACGAGTTTGTTGCGGGACCTCAAGCCGATACCAACGATACATTGTTAAACTCTACTAATCATAGGGCGAATTCTAACCAACAGGAGGAGCAGAAGTTCGTCTTTGATGACGAAGACTCTTGTTCAAGTGTATTGTTTTATTAA
- the LOC140950126 gene encoding uncharacterized protein: MEFKGKILLIIFELAIFFHSCRAQQCDPKPLIIRHEGKKACVYLDTKGIKTIGVGYNMQNKDAPEVFKEIGADYKKFENGPVTKWNVPCNCSSVPCLTEEQIEDLLDISLKTAIADARKVIATFDSLCCPVQNVMVDMSFTLGGPGFAQFTTFAALVRRQYWKAAGDDLTVSKWCMEQATSRCMEDAGVVREGCGCSAPYPQPCDAQGSSCCASEAQQTCCKGTLTFKGKTFDEQLCCPFPQANCCEHNKCCRQQYKVCCPPPPAVPTYCCPADYPVCTDGQCSRARDGHMVSGEPAVGESPLE; this comes from the exons ATGGAGTTCAAAGGAAAAATTCTTCTCATTATTTTTGAATTGGCTATTTTCTTCCATAGCTGTCGAGCCCAGCAATGCGATCCAAAGCCTTTGATCATAAGGCATGAAGGCAAAAAGGCCTGCGTGTATCTTGACACAAAAGGCATCAAGACCATTGGCGTAGGATACAACATGCAGAACAAGGACGCACCAGAGGTTTTTAAAGAGATTGGAGCTGattataaaaagtttgaaaacggACCGGTGACCAAATGGAATGTTCCTTGCAACTGTTCGTCTGTTCCTTGCCTCACTGAAGAGCAAATCGAAGATCTGCTGGACATCAGTTTGAAGACGGCAATAGCAGATGCCCGGAAGGTTATCGCCACCTTCGACAGCCTTTGCTGTCCCGTTCAGAATGTTATGGTTGACATGTCTTTCACTCTCGGTGGACCTGGTTTTGCTCAGTTCACCACGTTTGCAGCCCTTGTAAGGCGTCAGTATTGGAAGGCAGCCGGAGATGACCTGACGGTATCGAAATGGTGCATGGAGCAGGCAACTTCCCGATGCATGGAAGACGCTGGTGTTGTTAGAGAGGGATGTGGTTGCTCTGCACCGTACCCTCAACCTTGCGATGCTCAAGGGTCATCTTGCTGCGCAAGCGAAGCACAGCAGACATGCTGCAAAG GTACATTGACATTCAAGGGAAAGACGTTTGACGAGCAACTGTGTTGCCCCTTTCCTCAAGCGAACTGCTGCGAGCACAACAAATGCTGCAGGCAACAATACAAAGTCTGCTGCCCACCCCCGCCAGCGGTGCCGACTTACTGCTGCCCAGCAGATTACCCAGTGTGCACAGACGGGCAATGCTCCAGGGCACGTGACGGTCACATGGTCAGCGGAGAACCCGCTGTTGGAGAATCCCCCTTGGAGTAA